GATATCTCGGTCGATTACCGGTTGGTGGGCATCGGACGAGCCTATGGCCCGCCCGACAACTTCCCCGGCGCTCATCCCCGCCTCTACCGCAATGAGGGCGATGGGCGGTTCGCTGACGTTTCCGCGGCCGCCGGAATCGAGGTGCTGAACCGTGCGACGTCCCAGCCGATGGCGAAATCCTTGGGCGTTGCCCCGGTGGATCTGGATCGCGATGGCTGGATCGATCTCGTGGTGGCCAATGACACGGTCCAGAACTTCGTCTTCCACAACGAGAAGAACGGGCGCTTTAAGGAGATGGGGGCCGTGTCAGGGATCGCCTTCGACAGCTATGGCGGAACGCGTGGGGCGATGGGCATCGATTCCGCGCGGGCCCACGAAGAGGATCAATTGGCCATCGCGATTGGGAATTTTGCCAATGAGATGACCGCGCTCTATGTGTCGCAGCAGGATCCGCTGCTGTTCAGCGACGAGGCCATCGGTCAGGGCATCGGGCCGGTGAGCCGGCTTTCGTTATCCTTTGGGGTCTTCTTTTTCGACTATGATCTAGACGGCTGGCAGGATTTTCTGACGGTGAGCGGCCACATCGAGGAGGACATTAACCGGGTCCAGAAAAGTCAGAACTATCGACAGTCGGCACGGCTCTATTGGAACACCCGTGGGATAGGTGCGGGTCCAGGGTTTGTCGCCGTGCCGGAGGTCCGAGCCGGTGCGGACCTATCGCGGCCGCTGGTCGGTCGGGGGTCGGCTTTCGGGGATCTTGATGGCGATGGGGATCTCGATGTGGTGATGACGCAGGTAGGTGGGTTGCCAGTGGTGCTGCGCAACGATCTATCGGGGCCAGCTCAATGGATCCGGCTTCAGTTGGTGGGCAAGAATACCAATCGCGATGCCATCGGTGCTTGGATCATGATACGCGCTGGCGGCCGGGTTCAATGGCGCCAGGTGATGCCGACTCGCGGCTACCTCTCCCA
The DNA window shown above is from Verrucomicrobiales bacterium and carries:
- a CDS encoding CRTAC1 family protein translates to MPVATNEPPPPNDDAIIGRAFWRSLAILGVVVVGVLMGFFWDSWRSEKRSVQQTPIEAPQSAPPPLERIPHSTFTDMTAGAGISFQHYTGARGEKLLPETMGAGVAIFDFDNDGRQDLLFVNASDWPWTPDPRTPAPTAALYRNLGDWRFADVTAPSGLAVSFYGTGVAVGDYDNDGLVDVFLSGVGRALLFKNLGEGRFRDVTQTAAIVNRPTDWSSSAAWIDYDNDGDLDLFVCHYVQWSRDIDISVDYRLVGIGRAYGPPDNFPGAHPRLYRNEGDGRFADVSAAAGIEVLNRATSQPMAKSLGVAPVDLDRDGWIDLVVANDTVQNFVFHNEKNGRFKEMGAVSGIAFDSYGGTRGAMGIDSARAHEEDQLAIAIGNFANEMTALYVSQQDPLLFSDEAIGQGIGPVSRLSLSFGVFFFDYDLDGWQDFLTVSGHIEEDINRVQKSQNYRQSARLYWNTRGIGAGPGFVAVPEVRAGADLSRPLVGRGSAFGDLDGDGDLDVVMTQVGGLPVVLRNDLSGPAQWIRLQLVGKNTNRDAIGAWIMIRAGGRVQWRQVMPTRGYLSQSELPVTIGLGREAKLEEVVVHWPRGSRQKLSNLELNRTHRIVEGE